Proteins encoded by one window of Acetivibrio thermocellus ATCC 27405:
- a CDS encoding glycoside hydrolase family 9 protein, giving the protein MKKFLSLILVVSFLIMLLTPSTKISAATTFNYGEALQKAIMFYEFQRSGKLPSTIRNNWRADSCLDDGKDVGLDLTGGWFDAGDHVKFNLPMAYTAAMLAWAVYEEKDAFVKSGQLKYILDEIKWATDYFIKCHPEPDVYYYQVGDGDIDHMWWGPAEVVHLRTKRPSYKVDITSPGSTVSAETAAALAAASIVFKDTDPQYSNLCLKHAKELFNFADKTRSDAGYTAATNFYTSHSGFYDELTWAATWIYLATGDTSYLDKAESYVEFWSTEPQTDIMSYKWGHCWDDVRYGAQLLLARITNKPIYKESMERHLDYWTVGVDNSRIKYTPKGLAWLNNWGSLRYATTTAFLAAVYADWEGCSPQKAKIYNDFAKAQVDYALGSTGRSFVVGFGENWPQHPHHRTAHGSWYDSMNVPDYHRHVLYGALVGGPGESDNYRDDISDYQCNEVACDYNAGFVGALAKMYNRYDGRPVPEFKAIEVPEDEFMVEAYVSSSDKNYVEIKTRLNNRTAWPARVSEGLSFRYFIDLTEVIEAGYGPNDLIISGGQGSSGKVSGPHLWNKEKNIYYIEVDYTGDRLFPGGQDHYRRDSSLRIAVPGNSGCWNSENDPSFKGLSKTSEFKKAEYIPVYEYGVKVAGIEPEGTVVQPSPSPTPTPTPPHSDDVLYGDINNDKTVNSTDVTYLKRFLLKQINSLPNQKAADVNLDGNINSTDLVILKRYVLRGISKLPYAP; this is encoded by the coding sequence ATGAAAAAATTTTTAAGCCTCATTTTAGTCGTTTCTTTTCTGATTATGCTGCTGACTCCTTCGACAAAGATATCTGCAGCAACTACATTCAACTACGGAGAAGCCCTTCAGAAAGCCATAATGTTCTATGAATTCCAGCGTTCCGGAAAACTGCCTTCCACCATCAGGAACAACTGGAGAGCGGATTCCTGTCTGGACGACGGCAAAGATGTGGGGCTTGACCTTACAGGCGGTTGGTTTGACGCCGGCGACCACGTCAAGTTCAACCTTCCAATGGCATATACCGCCGCAATGCTCGCGTGGGCAGTATATGAAGAAAAGGACGCTTTTGTGAAAAGCGGGCAGCTTAAATACATACTGGATGAAATCAAATGGGCAACGGATTACTTCATCAAATGTCATCCCGAACCCGATGTGTATTACTATCAGGTGGGAGACGGAGATATTGACCACATGTGGTGGGGACCTGCGGAAGTCGTACACTTGAGAACAAAAAGACCTTCATACAAAGTAGATATTACTTCACCGGGTTCTACCGTGTCGGCAGAAACCGCGGCAGCCCTGGCTGCGGCATCAATAGTGTTTAAAGATACTGATCCCCAATACTCAAATCTGTGCTTAAAACACGCAAAGGAACTTTTCAACTTTGCCGACAAAACAAGAAGTGATGCCGGTTATACAGCGGCAACAAACTTTTACACATCCCACAGCGGATTCTATGACGAACTTACATGGGCGGCTACATGGATTTATCTTGCAACAGGGGACACAAGCTATCTTGACAAAGCCGAATCCTATGTTGAATTTTGGAGTACCGAACCTCAGACAGATATAATGTCCTACAAGTGGGGACACTGTTGGGATGACGTGCGCTACGGAGCACAGCTTCTTTTGGCAAGGATTACAAACAAGCCGATATACAAGGAAAGCATGGAAAGACATTTGGATTATTGGACAGTCGGAGTTGACAATTCAAGGATAAAATATACGCCCAAAGGTTTGGCATGGCTTAATAACTGGGGTTCTTTGAGATATGCCACCACCACTGCGTTTCTTGCGGCTGTTTATGCCGATTGGGAAGGATGCAGCCCGCAAAAGGCGAAAATATACAACGATTTTGCAAAGGCTCAGGTTGACTACGCACTGGGCAGCACAGGAAGAAGTTTCGTAGTAGGATTTGGTGAAAATTGGCCACAGCATCCTCACCACAGAACTGCCCATGGTTCATGGTATGACAGCATGAATGTGCCTGATTACCATAGACATGTGCTGTATGGTGCATTGGTCGGCGGACCCGGTGAAAGTGACAACTACAGGGACGATATTTCCGACTATCAGTGCAACGAGGTTGCCTGTGACTATAACGCAGGTTTTGTAGGTGCACTTGCCAAAATGTACAACAGATATGACGGAAGACCGGTACCGGAATTTAAAGCTATTGAAGTGCCGGAAGATGAATTTATGGTTGAAGCTTATGTAAGCAGCAGCGACAAAAACTATGTTGAAATAAAAACAAGACTTAACAACAGGACGGCATGGCCTGCAAGAGTGTCCGAAGGACTCTCCTTTAGATACTTTATTGACCTTACTGAAGTAATTGAAGCAGGATACGGTCCAAACGATTTAATAATATCAGGCGGTCAAGGTTCAAGCGGAAAAGTGTCGGGCCCGCACCTGTGGAACAAAGAAAAGAATATATACTATATAGAAGTTGATTACACCGGAGATCGTCTCTTCCCCGGCGGACAGGACCACTATAGAAGAGATTCATCTTTGCGAATTGCCGTACCCGGCAACAGTGGATGCTGGAACAGTGAAAACGATCCGTCCTTCAAAGGACTCTCCAAAACAAGCGAATTTAAGAAAGCGGAATACATACCCGTTTACGAATACGGTGTAAAAGTTGCAGGCATAGAACCTGAGGGAACAGTTGTTCAGCCTTCCCCAAGTCCTACTCCTACTCCAACACCGCCTCATTCGGACGATGTCCTGTATGGAGACATAAACAATGATAAGACAGTAAACTCAACAGATGTCACATACTTAAAAAGGTTTTTACTGAAACAAATAAACAGTCTTCCCAATCAAAAAGCAGCGGATGTAAACCTGGACGGCAATATAAATTCTACAGACCTTGTTATTTTGAAAAGATACGTTCTGCGTGGAATTAGCAAACTGCCTTACGCACCTTAA
- a CDS encoding serine protease: MTFSAGTAFAVELEEENVSLVLTAYHLFGESGGLDEQIPASVLPDVFEKVVFTDAYNDSECGECEKILKIEDADTYPEVNKDIVAFYYGENLNANRLKLSSKLPKKGETVWLAAPTILSVEPRLHKAKVKSASNKMLVFEYEEKDIELTATSGAPILNSKGEVVGLNAAGGEQNGKKIGVANPCTGMAKMIKKALSKED, translated from the coding sequence GTGACTTTCAGTGCCGGTACTGCTTTTGCTGTAGAGCTGGAAGAGGAAAATGTGTCTTTAGTTTTAACTGCTTATCACTTGTTTGGAGAATCCGGAGGTTTGGATGAGCAAATTCCTGCTTCGGTTCTGCCGGATGTTTTTGAAAAAGTTGTATTTACGGATGCATATAACGACAGTGAGTGCGGGGAATGTGAAAAAATTTTAAAAATTGAGGATGCTGATACATATCCGGAAGTTAATAAAGATATCGTTGCTTTTTATTATGGTGAGAATCTTAATGCCAACCGGTTAAAACTAAGTTCAAAGCTTCCTAAAAAAGGCGAAACGGTTTGGCTTGCAGCGCCCACAATACTTAGTGTGGAGCCCAGATTACATAAAGCAAAGGTTAAGTCTGCTTCAAACAAAATGTTGGTTTTTGAATATGAGGAAAAGGATATAGAGTTAACTGCAACAAGTGGAGCACCAATTCTGAATTCGAAGGGTGAAGTTGTCGGTCTGAATGCCGCAGGTGGTGAGCAAAACGGTAAAAAAATCGGAGTTGCAAATCCTTGCACCGGCATGGCGAAAATGATAAAAAAGGCGTTGAGTAAAGAAGATTAA
- a CDS encoding ABC transporter substrate-binding protein, whose amino-acid sequence MKKIALLLAVLMFVFTGCAGNVKNDPSKPLAGTTIYVYNWGDYIAEDTIERFTKETGIKVIYETFDSNETMYAKYKSGAVNYDVLIPSDYMIEKLIAENELLPLNFDNIPNAKYIDESFRNLGYDPENKYSVPYFWGTLGILYNKKMVQEEVDSWDILWDSKYKGQIIMMDSVRDTFAVALKRLGYSLNSTDKAQVDEAVASLIEQAPLVQAYLMDQVKDKMIGEEAALAVIYSGEAVYTSEYNENLEYAVPKEGTNFFVDAMVIPKTCQNKEAAEAFINFMNDPQIAYNNTKYVGYSTPHTEARDMLDEEIKNNPAAYPPQEIIDKCEVFVDLGPEMTVYYNDKWNELKASLR is encoded by the coding sequence ATGAAAAAAATTGCGTTGCTATTGGCTGTGTTGATGTTTGTATTTACAGGCTGTGCCGGCAATGTTAAAAATGACCCCAGCAAACCTCTTGCGGGTACGACTATTTATGTCTATAACTGGGGAGATTATATAGCTGAAGATACTATTGAACGTTTTACCAAGGAAACGGGCATTAAGGTTATTTATGAAACTTTTGATTCCAATGAAACCATGTATGCTAAATATAAATCCGGTGCGGTAAATTACGATGTTTTGATTCCGTCCGATTATATGATTGAGAAATTGATTGCGGAAAATGAACTGTTGCCTTTGAATTTTGACAATATTCCCAATGCAAAATATATTGACGAATCATTCAGAAATTTGGGTTATGACCCGGAAAACAAGTATTCTGTGCCATATTTCTGGGGAACTCTCGGAATTCTTTACAACAAAAAAATGGTGCAGGAGGAAGTTGACTCCTGGGATATTCTGTGGGACAGCAAGTACAAGGGTCAAATTATAATGATGGATTCGGTAAGAGACACTTTTGCTGTTGCCCTCAAAAGGTTGGGATATTCCCTGAACAGCACTGACAAAGCGCAGGTGGATGAAGCAGTGGCAAGCCTGATAGAGCAGGCTCCGTTGGTTCAGGCTTACCTGATGGACCAGGTAAAGGACAAGATGATAGGGGAAGAGGCGGCTTTGGCGGTAATTTATTCCGGAGAAGCTGTTTATACTTCTGAATACAACGAGAATTTGGAATATGCAGTTCCAAAGGAAGGTACAAACTTCTTTGTTGACGCCATGGTTATACCAAAGACTTGCCAAAACAAAGAAGCAGCAGAAGCTTTTATCAATTTTATGAATGATCCTCAGATTGCTTACAACAATACCAAGTATGTTGGATATTCCACACCGCATACGGAAGCCAGAGACATGTTGGATGAAGAAATAAAAAACAATCCTGCGGCTTACCCTCCACAGGAAATTATAGACAAGTGTGAAGTGTTTGTGGATCTTGGACCGGAGATGACGGTTTACTACAATGACAAATGGAATGAATTGAAAGCATCGTTGCGTTAA
- a CDS encoding ABC transporter permease, whose amino-acid sequence MVKRGIEKLYLGLIMLFLYAPILTLIVFSFNDSKSRAKWGGFTLKWYKNMLNDPMISKSIYYTLLIALLAAVISTVIGTLAAIGIHVMKKKTKTVVLNVTYLPVLNPDIVTGIAFMLFFVAIGLKLGFTSMLIAHITFNIPYVILNILPKLSSLNKYTYEAALDLGAHPMQAIWKVIIPEIMPNIITGFLLAFTLSLDDFIISYFTTGSGVTNLSITIYTMTRRGIKPEINAVSTVMFLSILILLLIINKRSEKNNKKLGGVNV is encoded by the coding sequence ATGGTAAAAAGAGGTATAGAAAAGCTTTATTTGGGATTGATTATGCTTTTCCTGTATGCACCGATACTGACGTTGATAGTGTTTTCTTTCAACGACTCAAAATCAAGAGCCAAATGGGGCGGCTTTACTTTGAAATGGTATAAGAACATGCTGAATGACCCCATGATTTCCAAATCCATTTACTATACTTTGCTGATAGCGTTGCTGGCGGCAGTTATATCGACTGTTATAGGTACGTTGGCGGCCATCGGTATCCATGTTATGAAAAAGAAGACCAAAACGGTGGTTTTAAACGTCACATACCTGCCGGTTTTGAATCCGGACATTGTTACGGGAATTGCTTTTATGCTGTTTTTTGTGGCAATCGGCTTAAAGCTTGGATTTACTTCAATGTTGATTGCCCATATAACGTTTAACATTCCCTATGTGATATTGAATATTTTGCCAAAGTTAAGTTCCCTGAACAAATACACATATGAGGCTGCGCTGGATTTGGGCGCGCATCCGATGCAGGCAATCTGGAAGGTTATTATTCCGGAGATTATGCCCAACATTATCACAGGATTTTTATTGGCTTTTACTTTGTCTTTGGATGATTTTATAATAAGTTACTTTACAACCGGCAGCGGAGTGACCAATCTTTCAATTACAATATATACAATGACACGGCGCGGTATCAAACCGGAAATCAATGCGGTATCAACTGTGATGTTTTTGTCTATATTGATATTGCTGTTAATAATAAATAAACGCTCTGAAAAAAATAATAAAAAATTGGGAGGAGTAAATGTATGA
- a CDS encoding ABC transporter permease: MNRKWLAAPYLVWMVIFIVVPLVMIFYYAFTAKDAGGLRFTFEHLIKAFDSKYLIALWKSLLYAFIATVICLVLAYPLALILAKHSKGGSVTLFIFILPMWMNFLLRTYAWLSLLETNNGLLNTFLRALHLPVLDIIGTPSAIVLGMVYNFLPFMVLPIYNSLAKIDKSVMEAAYDLGANDFQRLLRVTIPLSMPGVMSGITMVFMPAVTSFVIPNLLGNGKVNLIGNIIEQQFLLTYDWGFGAALSLVLMIMILISMAVMQRSDEDMEGGAGLW, encoded by the coding sequence ATGAACAGAAAATGGTTGGCTGCCCCTTATCTGGTGTGGATGGTTATTTTTATTGTGGTTCCGCTGGTAATGATTTTTTATTATGCTTTTACGGCAAAAGATGCGGGCGGATTAAGATTTACTTTTGAACATCTGATAAAGGCTTTTGACAGCAAATACCTGATAGCGCTGTGGAAATCCCTTTTATATGCGTTTATAGCCACGGTTATCTGCCTGGTTTTGGCTTATCCTTTGGCATTGATTTTGGCAAAACACAGCAAGGGTGGCTCTGTAACATTGTTTATTTTTATTTTGCCCATGTGGATGAACTTTTTGCTTAGAACTTATGCATGGCTGTCATTGCTTGAGACTAACAACGGGCTTTTAAATACGTTTTTACGGGCTCTCCATTTGCCTGTTTTAGATATTATTGGAACGCCAAGTGCTATTGTACTTGGGATGGTTTACAACTTTTTACCCTTTATGGTATTGCCCATTTATAATTCGCTGGCAAAAATAGACAAGTCTGTTATGGAAGCGGCATATGATTTGGGTGCCAATGATTTTCAGAGGTTGTTGAGAGTGACCATTCCGCTTAGCATGCCAGGAGTAATGAGCGGTATAACCATGGTGTTCATGCCGGCGGTGACATCCTTTGTCATTCCGAATTTGTTGGGCAACGGAAAAGTCAACTTGATTGGAAATATAATTGAGCAGCAGTTTTTACTGACGTATGACTGGGGATTTGGAGCGGCTCTTTCTCTTGTGTTGATGATTATGATTTTAATCTCGATGGCTGTTATGCAGAGAAGTGACGAAGATATGGAAGGTGGTGCGGGACTATGGTAA